The Streptomyces sp. NBC_01255 genome window below encodes:
- a CDS encoding DUF3040 domain-containing protein, producing the protein MPLSEHEQRMLEQMERALYAEDPKFATALEGSGLRTYTRRRVYQAVAGFLVGIALLMAGMVAQQIWISVVGFLVMLGCAVLAVTGWRKAPKPGEQQASGGTATGGRQTRQRRSTMNRIEERWQRRRDEQQGGGH; encoded by the coding sequence GTGCCGCTCTCGGAGCACGAGCAGCGAATGCTCGAGCAGATGGAGCGAGCGCTGTACGCCGAAGATCCCAAGTTCGCGACAGCGCTCGAGGGAAGCGGGCTGCGTACGTACACCCGCCGACGGGTTTACCAGGCAGTCGCCGGCTTCCTGGTGGGTATCGCGCTCCTCATGGCCGGAATGGTCGCACAGCAGATCTGGATCAGCGTGGTGGGATTCCTCGTCATGCTGGGCTGCGCGGTCCTGGCGGTCACCGGATGGCGCAAGGCGCCCAAGCCAGGTGAGCAGCAGGCCAGTGGCGGGACGGCGACCGGTGGTCGCCAGACCCGGCAGCGACGCTCCACCATGAATCGGATCGAAGAGCGGTGGCAGCGCCGCCGCGACGAACAGCAGGGCGGCGGCCACTGA
- a CDS encoding beta-class carbonic anhydrase, with protein sequence MSTSAHPSADAVRTADTVTDRLVEANERYAADFTDPGMDARPVLRVAVVACMDARLDLHAALGLELGDCHTIRNAGGVVTDDVIRSLTISQRALGTRSVMLVHHTGCGLESLTEDFRHELEDEVGQRPAWAVEAFRDVDQDVRQSMQRVRTSPFLLHSDDVRGFVFDVTTGLLREIDPA encoded by the coding sequence ATGTCGACATCCGCGCACCCCTCTGCCGACGCCGTACGCACCGCCGACACGGTCACCGACCGCCTCGTCGAGGCGAACGAGCGCTACGCCGCCGACTTCACCGACCCCGGAATGGACGCACGGCCCGTGCTGCGCGTCGCCGTCGTCGCCTGTATGGACGCCCGTCTCGACCTGCACGCCGCCCTGGGTCTCGAGCTCGGCGACTGCCACACCATCCGCAACGCGGGCGGTGTGGTCACCGACGACGTGATCCGGTCCCTCACGATCAGCCAGCGGGCGCTCGGCACACGCAGCGTCATGCTGGTCCACCACACGGGCTGCGGTCTCGAATCGCTCACCGAGGACTTCCGGCACGAGCTGGAGGACGAGGTCGGCCAGCGGCCGGCGTGGGCGGTCGAGGCCTTCCGCGACGTGGACCAGGACGTCCGGCAGTCGATGCAGCGGGTGCGGACCTCCCCGTTCCTGTTGCACTCCGACGACGTCCGGGGCTTCGTCTTCGACGTGACGACCGGTCTTCTGCGCGAGATCGACCCGGCCTAG
- a CDS encoding methyltransferase, with translation MPDPSPVFGREASSRPSRASLRTAVVWDVLKDALDRRAKATGKDSLDVLDTGGGSGNFAVPAARLGHRVTVVDPSPNALFALERRAAEAGVADRVTGVQGDVRGLFDVVEREGYDVVLCHGVLEYVDDPAEGVRNAVAALRTGGSLSLLAAGLGGAVLARALAGHFTEARHALTDPDGRWGAGDPVPRRFTAEQLAELTADAGLEIGAVHGVRVFADLVPGVLVDTEPGAAEALLKLEAAAAELPSFHAIATQLHVLGEKRA, from the coding sequence GTGCCGGACCCTTCCCCTGTCTTCGGTCGAGAGGCGTCGTCGCGACCGTCGCGCGCCTCCCTGCGTACCGCCGTCGTCTGGGACGTCCTCAAGGACGCCCTCGACCGCCGGGCCAAGGCCACCGGGAAGGACAGCCTCGATGTCCTCGACACGGGCGGCGGCTCCGGGAACTTCGCCGTACCGGCGGCCCGCCTCGGTCACCGCGTCACCGTCGTCGACCCCAGCCCCAACGCGCTCTTCGCGCTGGAGCGGCGGGCCGCCGAGGCCGGGGTCGCCGACCGGGTCACCGGTGTCCAGGGAGACGTCCGGGGTCTCTTCGACGTGGTCGAGCGCGAGGGGTACGACGTCGTGCTCTGCCACGGCGTCCTGGAGTACGTCGACGACCCCGCCGAGGGCGTGCGGAACGCGGTCGCCGCGCTCCGCACCGGCGGCAGCCTCAGCCTGCTCGCCGCCGGGCTCGGCGGCGCCGTGCTGGCCCGCGCGCTCGCCGGACACTTCACCGAGGCCCGGCACGCGCTGACCGACCCCGACGGCCGCTGGGGCGCGGGCGACCCCGTGCCCCGGCGCTTCACCGCCGAACAGCTCGCCGAGCTGACGGCGGACGCCGGACTCGAGATCGGCGCCGTGCACGGCGTCCGGGTCTTCGCCGACCTGGTTCCGGGCGTCCTCGTGGACACCGAGCCGGGGGCCGCGGAGGCCCTGCTCAAGCTGGAGGCCGCGGCCGCGGAGCTGCCCTCCTTCCACGCCATCGCCACCCAGCTGCACGTTCTCGGCGAGAAGCGCGCCTGA
- a CDS encoding DUF58 domain-containing protein, producing MRGAAVPDGQRGEDDRGGLRAAFGGLTTRGRSFLAAGVAAAVCAYVLGQADLLRVGLLLAALPLICVLVLHRTRYRVAASRRLTPQRVEAGSEARVQLRMENVSKLPTGLLMLQDHVPYMLGPRPRFVLDRVEAGGRREVSYRVRSDLRGRFPLGPLQLRLNDPFGMCELTRAFSAYDTLTVVPRTEALPPVKLAGEASGYGDGQQRSLALAGDDDVIPRAYRHGDDLRRVHWRSTARYGELMVRREEQPQRARCTVLLDTRRVGYQGTGPDSAFEWAVSGAASALVHMLERGYAVRLLTDTGSAVPEGSDGFAGSTQDSADTAGLMMDTLAIVDHSEGAGLSRASDVLRGGNEGLLIAFLGDLDEEQAALTARMRGRTGAAVAFVLDSGSWLTGGAVGGAVENRVRQLREAGWTALAVAPGARIADVWQQAAGARAESAADTYGGWS from the coding sequence ATGAGAGGCGCTGCCGTACCGGACGGGCAGCGGGGCGAAGACGACCGGGGCGGTCTGCGGGCCGCCTTCGGCGGTCTCACCACCCGCGGCCGGTCCTTCCTCGCCGCCGGGGTGGCCGCCGCCGTCTGCGCGTACGTCCTCGGCCAGGCCGATCTGCTGCGCGTCGGGCTGCTCCTCGCCGCCCTGCCGCTGATCTGCGTCCTCGTGCTGCACCGCACGCGCTACCGGGTCGCGGCCTCCCGCCGCCTCACCCCGCAGCGGGTGGAGGCGGGCTCCGAGGCCCGGGTCCAGCTCCGGATGGAGAACGTCTCCAAGCTCCCCACCGGGCTGCTCATGCTCCAGGACCACGTGCCGTACATGCTGGGACCCCGCCCCCGTTTCGTCCTCGACCGGGTCGAGGCGGGCGGCCGGCGCGAGGTCTCCTACCGGGTCCGCTCCGACCTGCGCGGACGCTTCCCGCTGGGCCCGCTCCAGCTCCGGCTCAACGACCCCTTCGGGATGTGCGAGCTGACGCGTGCCTTCAGCGCGTACGACACCCTCACCGTCGTCCCGCGCACGGAGGCGCTGCCCCCGGTGAAGCTCGCCGGCGAGGCCTCGGGGTACGGCGACGGGCAGCAGCGCTCCCTCGCGCTCGCCGGCGACGACGACGTCATCCCGCGCGCCTACCGGCACGGCGACGACCTGCGCCGGGTGCACTGGCGCTCGACCGCCCGCTACGGCGAGCTGATGGTCCGCCGCGAGGAGCAGCCGCAGCGGGCCCGCTGCACCGTGCTCCTCGACACCCGCCGGGTCGGCTACCAGGGCACCGGCCCCGACTCCGCCTTCGAGTGGGCGGTCTCCGGCGCCGCCTCCGCCCTGGTGCACATGCTGGAGCGCGGCTACGCGGTCCGGCTGCTCACCGACACCGGCAGCGCGGTGCCCGAGGGCTCCGACGGCTTCGCCGGCTCGACGCAGGACTCGGCCGACACGGCCGGTCTGATGATGGACACCCTCGCGATCGTCGACCACTCCGAAGGGGCCGGGCTCTCCCGCGCCTCCGACGTACTGCGCGGCGGCAACGAAGGGCTGCTCATCGCCTTCCTCGGCGACCTCGACGAGGAGCAGGCGGCCCTGACCGCCCGGATGCGCGGGCGGACCGGCGCGGCCGTCGCCTTCGTCCTCGACTCGGGCAGCTGGCTGACGGGCGGCGCCGTCGGCGGGGCGGTCGAGAACCGCGTACGGCAGCTGCGCGAGGCGGGCTGGACGGCGCTGGCCGTGGCACCCGGGGCGCGGATCGCCGACGTGTGGCAGCAGGCGGCCGGAGCCCGTGCGGAATCCGCCGCCGACACCTACGGAGGTTGGTCATGA
- a CDS encoding AAA family ATPase yields the protein MTTYDDRASLTDLTTTAERVRRSVEGVIEGKPEVVRLSLTVLLAEGHLLIEDVPGVGKTMLAKTLARSIDCSVRRIQFTPDLLPSDITGVSIFDQQRREFEFKPGAIFAQIVIGDEINRASPKTQSALLESMEERQVTVDGQTYELPGPFMVVATQNPVEMEGTYPLPEAQRDRFMARVSIGYPSAEAELRMLDTHGSVSPLDDLQPVAHAHDIVKLIDAVRAVHVADAVRRYAVDIVAATRTHADLRLGASPRATLHLLRAAKASAALSGREYVLPDDLQALAAPVLAHRLMPTAQAQLNRRTAEQVVQDILQRTPVPAATPPAGQLYGQQQPGARRP from the coding sequence GTGACGACCTATGACGATCGAGCGAGCCTCACTGATCTGACCACGACCGCGGAGCGTGTCCGCAGGTCGGTGGAGGGTGTGATCGAGGGCAAGCCCGAGGTCGTACGGCTTTCTCTGACCGTGCTGCTCGCCGAGGGTCACCTCCTCATCGAGGATGTCCCCGGCGTCGGCAAGACCATGCTCGCCAAGACCCTGGCGCGGTCCATCGACTGCTCGGTGCGCCGCATCCAGTTCACCCCCGACCTGCTGCCCTCGGACATCACGGGCGTGTCGATCTTCGACCAGCAGCGCCGGGAGTTCGAGTTCAAGCCGGGCGCGATCTTCGCGCAGATCGTGATCGGCGACGAGATCAACCGCGCGTCGCCGAAGACCCAGTCCGCGCTCCTGGAGTCCATGGAGGAGCGGCAGGTCACCGTCGACGGCCAGACGTACGAGCTGCCCGGCCCGTTCATGGTCGTCGCCACCCAGAACCCGGTGGAGATGGAGGGCACCTACCCGCTGCCCGAGGCCCAGCGCGACCGCTTCATGGCCCGGGTCTCCATCGGCTACCCGAGCGCCGAGGCCGAGCTCCGGATGCTCGACACGCACGGCTCGGTGTCCCCGCTGGACGACCTCCAGCCGGTCGCCCACGCCCACGACATCGTGAAGCTCATCGACGCGGTGCGCGCGGTCCACGTCGCCGACGCCGTCCGCCGGTACGCGGTCGACATCGTCGCCGCCACCCGCACCCACGCCGACCTGCGGCTCGGCGCCTCCCCCCGGGCCACGCTCCACCTGCTGCGGGCCGCCAAGGCGTCCGCCGCGCTCAGCGGCCGCGAGTACGTCCTGCCGGACGACCTCCAGGCCCTCGCCGCGCCCGTCCTCGCCCACCGGCTGATGCCGACGGCGCAGGCCCAGCTGAACCGGCGCACCGCCGAGCAGGTCGTCCAGGACATCCTCCAGCGCACCCCCGTCCCGGCCGCGACCCCGCCCGCCGGACAGCTCTACGGCCAGCAGCAGCCCGGCGCCCGGCGGCCGTGA
- a CDS encoding FtsB family cell division protein encodes MSTGKGPLKGRAARLGRLMPSGPSSAARTPFVLLVFVLLGGGLIALLLLNSALNQGSFKLRELKDRTTELTDEEQALQRDVDDYAAPDALERRARELGMVPGGSPAFLGPDGKVLGEPSTAVAPKPSPSAKPAPPVSSNPQPNTATATSPTGGSPTSPGPTGSGPVRTAPAPASPTTSGR; translated from the coding sequence GTGAGCACGGGGAAGGGGCCCCTCAAAGGGCGGGCCGCGCGGCTCGGACGGCTCATGCCGTCGGGGCCCAGCTCGGCCGCCCGCACCCCCTTCGTCCTGCTCGTCTTCGTGCTCCTCGGCGGCGGGCTCATCGCCCTGCTCCTGCTGAACTCGGCCCTCAACCAGGGCTCCTTCAAGCTGCGCGAGCTCAAGGACAGGACCACCGAGCTCACCGACGAGGAGCAGGCGCTCCAGCGGGACGTGGACGACTACGCGGCCCCCGACGCCCTGGAGCGGCGGGCCCGCGAGCTCGGCATGGTCCCGGGCGGCAGCCCCGCCTTCCTCGGCCCGGACGGCAAGGTGCTCGGCGAGCCCTCGACCGCGGTCGCCCCGAAGCCGAGCCCGAGCGCGAAGCCGGCCCCGCCCGTCTCCTCGAACCCACAGCCGAACACGGCCACGGCCACGTCCCCCACCGGCGGAAGCCCCACCAGTCCGGGCCCCACCGGGTCCGGCCCCGTACGGACAGCGCCCGCACCCGCCTCCCCTACTACCTCCGGCAGGTGA
- a CDS encoding transglutaminase TgpA family protein has protein sequence MSGRARLTLASWGATLMAAGALLPLVKPANWIFTAAFVLALVSGVGTLARRVPLARPLTLLAQAAVVLLALTLFFAREQAVLWLIPGPEALTYTVDLFSAGAEDVGRYAVPAPDTEGIRLMLVGGVVAIGLLVDALAVTFRRAAPAGLPLLALYSVAAGLSGGGAGWLWFLLAASGYLLLLLAEGRDRLSQWGRVFGGAQRAGRPGSVGASGGPAFAPARTGRRIGAVAMGVAMVVPLALPGLSGGLFGGGSGEGNGGSGKGGVISAVNPLVSLQDNLRQPEDREVLRYRTNAADNSGLYLRLVALDQFDGASWKSSQRPIEDVPKQLPWPEGLGQDVKVSEVTTNIVASDAYEQRWLPMPYPAGRVDIGGKWRFEPTGRMLVGDGDQNTAGVRYQVSSLDVQPTSGQLAAAGTAPEKLRAEYTKVPESLPADVRAKAREVTKGGRNDYEKAVKLQDWFAEDGGFRYDVDVTSGTGAQAISRFLKDKEGFCVHFSFSMAAMARSLGIPARVAVGFMPGTTQSDGSVSVGIRDAHAWPELYFDGAGWMRFEPTPSRGSTPAYTRQNTPSGTATGPTQPQQSASAQPSAAPSASESCTPQMKKLGDCGPDAAVGGDFSDGSGTDPLKVVLLSLGTLLVLAVPFVPALWRTRVRARRLGPGGGRGPEDLAARTLAVWREITDTAWDYGVEPDESMTPRKTAARMVRLGELQGEPADAVHRVARAVEEALYAPRPVPAPGLAEEAARIRAGFHASADRAARLRATLAPRSAVRLRWEASARWSSATATWSVRRHTLVSRTTSLFRRTPREAG, from the coding sequence ATGAGCGGCCGCGCACGGCTGACCCTCGCCTCCTGGGGCGCCACCCTGATGGCGGCCGGGGCGCTGCTCCCGCTGGTGAAGCCGGCGAACTGGATCTTCACGGCGGCCTTCGTCCTCGCTCTGGTGAGCGGCGTGGGCACGCTGGCCCGGCGGGTGCCGCTGGCCCGGCCGCTGACCCTGCTCGCGCAGGCGGCCGTCGTGCTGCTCGCGCTGACCCTGTTCTTCGCCCGGGAGCAGGCGGTCCTCTGGCTGATCCCCGGCCCGGAGGCCCTCACGTACACCGTCGACCTGTTCTCGGCGGGCGCCGAGGACGTCGGCCGGTACGCGGTCCCGGCGCCGGACACCGAGGGCATCCGGCTCATGCTCGTCGGCGGTGTGGTCGCGATCGGGCTCCTGGTGGACGCCCTCGCGGTCACCTTCCGCAGGGCGGCCCCGGCCGGTCTTCCGCTGCTCGCGCTGTACTCGGTGGCCGCCGGTCTCTCCGGTGGCGGCGCGGGCTGGCTCTGGTTCCTCCTCGCGGCCTCCGGCTATCTGCTGCTGCTCCTGGCGGAGGGCCGTGACCGGCTCTCCCAGTGGGGGCGGGTCTTCGGGGGCGCCCAGCGTGCCGGCCGGCCGGGCTCGGTGGGTGCGAGCGGCGGTCCCGCCTTCGCCCCGGCCCGCACCGGCCGCCGGATCGGCGCCGTCGCGATGGGCGTCGCCATGGTGGTGCCGCTCGCGCTGCCGGGTCTCTCCGGGGGCCTGTTCGGCGGCGGCAGCGGCGAGGGGAACGGGGGTTCGGGCAAGGGCGGCGTCATCTCCGCCGTGAACCCGCTGGTCTCCCTCCAGGACAATCTGCGCCAGCCCGAGGACCGGGAGGTCCTCCGCTACCGGACCAACGCCGCCGACAACAGCGGCCTGTACCTGCGCCTCGTCGCCCTCGACCAGTTCGACGGCGCCTCCTGGAAGTCCTCGCAGCGCCCCATCGAGGACGTGCCGAAGCAGCTGCCGTGGCCCGAGGGGCTCGGCCAGGACGTCAAGGTCAGCGAGGTGACCACCAACATCGTCGCCTCCGACGCGTACGAGCAGCGGTGGCTGCCCATGCCGTACCCGGCGGGCCGGGTCGACATCGGCGGGAAGTGGCGCTTCGAGCCGACCGGCCGGATGCTCGTCGGCGACGGCGACCAGAACACCGCCGGCGTCCGCTACCAGGTCTCCAGCCTGGACGTGCAGCCCACGTCCGGGCAGCTGGCCGCTGCCGGGACCGCCCCGGAGAAGCTGCGCGCCGAGTACACGAAGGTCCCCGAGTCCCTCCCCGCCGATGTGCGGGCGAAGGCCCGGGAGGTCACCAAGGGCGGGCGCAACGACTACGAGAAGGCGGTGAAGCTCCAGGACTGGTTCGCCGAGGACGGCGGCTTCCGCTACGACGTCGACGTGACCTCCGGCACCGGGGCGCAGGCGATCTCGCGCTTCCTGAAGGACAAGGAGGGCTTCTGCGTCCACTTCTCCTTCTCCATGGCGGCGATGGCCCGCTCCCTCGGCATCCCCGCTCGGGTGGCCGTCGGCTTCATGCCGGGCACGACGCAGAGCGACGGCTCGGTCTCGGTCGGCATCCGGGACGCGCACGCCTGGCCCGAGCTGTACTTCGACGGGGCGGGCTGGATGCGGTTCGAGCCGACGCCGTCGCGGGGCTCCACCCCGGCGTACACCCGGCAGAACACGCCCTCGGGCACGGCCACCGGTCCCACGCAGCCCCAGCAGAGCGCCTCGGCGCAGCCGTCCGCCGCGCCGAGCGCCTCGGAGAGCTGCACGCCGCAGATGAAGAAGCTCGGCGACTGCGGTCCGGACGCCGCCGTGGGCGGTGACTTCTCGGACGGTTCCGGTACGGATCCGCTGAAGGTGGTGCTGCTGTCCCTGGGGACGCTCCTGGTGCTCGCCGTACCGTTCGTTCCGGCGCTGTGGCGGACCCGTGTGCGGGCCCGCCGGCTCGGTCCGGGCGGCGGACGAGGCCCGGAGGACCTGGCGGCGCGCACGCTCGCGGTCTGGCGGGAGATCACCGACACGGCCTGGGACTACGGGGTCGAGCCGGACGAGTCGATGACGCCGCGGAAGACGGCGGCGCGAATGGTCCGACTGGGTGAGCTTCAGGGCGAACCGGCGGACGCGGTGCACCGCGTGGCCCGCGCGGTGGAGGAAGCGCTCTACGCGCCCCGGCCCGTGCCGGCCCCGGGGCTCGCCGAGGAGGCCGCCCGGATCAGGGCGGGTTTCCACGCGAGCGCCGACCGCGCTGCGCGCCTCCGCGCCACCCTGGCCCCGCGCTCGGCGGTCCGCCTCCGCTGGGAGGCTTCGGCCCGCTGGTCGTCCGCGACGGCCACGTGGTCGGTACGCCGCCACACGCTGGTGTCGCGCACGACGTCCCTGTTCCGCCGCACCCCCCGCGAAGCGGGCTGA
- the rsmH gene encoding 16S rRNA (cytosine(1402)-N(4))-methyltransferase RsmH, whose translation MSNDRHVPVMLQRCLDMLAPALERPGAVVVDCTLGLGGHSEALLRRFPEVRLVALDRDKEALRLSGERLAPFGERATLVHAVYDELPEVLDRLGIPAVDGVLFDLGVSSMQLDEADRGFAYAQDAPLDMRMDQTTGISAAEVLNTYPAGELVRILRAYGEEKQAKRIVSAVVREREKEPFTNSARLVELIRDSLPQAAKRTGGNPAKRTFQALRIEVNRELDSVEKAIPAAVKAIGVGGRVVVLSYQSLEDRIVKQVFAAGATTTAPPGLPVVPEKYQPRLQLLTRGAELPTEEEVAENRRAAPARLRGAQRIREDVL comes from the coding sequence TTGAGCAACGACCGCCACGTCCCGGTGATGCTCCAGCGGTGCCTGGACATGTTGGCCCCCGCACTGGAGCGCCCCGGCGCGGTCGTCGTCGACTGCACCCTGGGCCTCGGCGGCCACAGCGAGGCCCTGCTCCGGCGCTTCCCCGAGGTGCGGCTCGTCGCCCTCGACCGGGACAAGGAGGCGCTGCGCCTCTCCGGCGAGCGCCTCGCCCCCTTCGGGGAGCGCGCCACGCTCGTCCACGCCGTGTACGACGAGCTGCCCGAGGTCCTCGACCGGCTCGGCATCCCCGCGGTCGACGGCGTCCTCTTCGACCTGGGCGTCTCCTCCATGCAGCTGGACGAGGCCGACCGCGGCTTCGCCTACGCGCAGGACGCCCCGCTCGACATGCGCATGGACCAGACGACCGGCATCAGCGCGGCCGAGGTCCTCAACACCTACCCGGCCGGCGAGCTGGTCCGCATCCTGCGGGCGTACGGCGAGGAGAAGCAGGCCAAGCGCATCGTCTCCGCGGTCGTGCGCGAGCGCGAGAAGGAGCCCTTCACCAACAGCGCCCGGCTCGTCGAGCTCATCCGCGACTCCCTGCCGCAGGCGGCCAAGCGCACCGGCGGCAACCCGGCCAAGCGGACCTTCCAGGCCCTGCGTATCGAGGTCAACCGTGAGCTCGACAGCGTCGAGAAGGCGATCCCGGCGGCCGTGAAGGCCATCGGCGTCGGCGGCCGGGTCGTCGTCCTCTCCTACCAGTCGCTGGAGGACCGCATCGTCAAGCAGGTCTTCGCGGCCGGCGCCACGACCACCGCGCCGCCCGGACTCCCGGTCGTCCCGGAGAAGTACCAGCCGCGCCTCCAGCTGCTCACCCGCGGCGCCGAACTCCCCACCGAGGAAGAGGTCGCCGAGAACCGGCGCGCCGCGCCCGCCCGGCTCCGCGGCGCGCAGCGCATCCGGGAGGACGTGCTGTGA